AGCCAAAAATAAGAAACCACTTCTTGCCTCCAAGCTTGTCCGATAACCGTCCCATCGGAATAAGACCGGCTGCAGCGCACACGCCTCCGGCTGATAGCAGAAGGGAATATTGCGCGCCCGCAAAGCCAAGCTCGCTTTCCGCGAAGCTTGGTAGGACGGGAACAAGCATGCTGGCGCCCGCCGTCTGCAGGATCATGCCCGGCAGAAGCATTCGCATAGCTTTTATACGTTCCATTAAGGCAACAAGTTGCCGTTTTAACGGAATGGCCTGGATCTGCTGCCCGCCGGCTTTTGCGCTGTTCATAAAAAAGGCTAAAAACGCCGCAAAGATCGAAAGAATGAGCAGCAGGAAGTACGTGCCGTTAACATAATAGTCGAGCAAAATATTGCATACGATAGGGCCGGCGCCTAGCCCGGTAAGCCAGACGGTGTACAGAAAGCCCATTTGGCTGGCCCGGTTATCGTCGGAGACCTTTGTCAGGCAGACGATCCAGATGGGCGACATGCCGATGCCGTACAAAGCGGCAGCAAGTATAAACAGCCAAGCTACATTGGCGAACTGAATCAGAAACACGCCTGCGAGCGAGATTAGCAAGCCTGTCCGCACAACAAACCGGATCGAGAACCGGTCGAGCAGATAGCCGATGACCATCTTTAGCAGCGTGTCCGTCAAATAATGCGCCGTAATCGCGATGCCGATAACATCCAGAGATAAACCCAGGACCTTCGTTCCATAAATGGGGAGCAGGCTGATCAGCACCGCGCCCCGTACGAATTCCACCAAAAACAAGATAACGGAGATGAGTCGCATCTCCGCTCCGAATCTCATCCCCACATTTTTCACCAGCGGTCAGGCTCCTTTACGATTTCACCCTTAACTATAGCGTTGACCAAATTTTGCATTCCAACCGCATTCTTGCAAAATATGATGGGCAATGCTGTCTGCAGCCGCATCCTCCGTCCGGAGGCGCTGTACCGCCAATCTGCAGCGCTGCAGCTGTTCGGGGTTGCGGATAAGCTTCATGATAGCAGCCGCCAGTTCTTCGGGGTCGTAGCTGATGGTGGCGGCTCCTTTGGATTGCAGGTAACGGGCATTCTTTTTTTCTTGGCCGGGAACAGGCCTGTAGAGGAAGAGCGGCAGCCCGGCCCATATCGCTTCGGCAAGCGTAACGCCGCCCGGTTTGGAGACGAGACAGGTTGCAAGAGACATCAGCTCATGAACCTGATCCACAAAGCCAAACAAATGAAGTCGGTCCGCCGAAGGGTGATATCTAAATTGGTCGGCTATTGAAGATCTCAGCAGGTTATTACGCCCGCAGACAAGCGCAATTTGCGCGTGTGGATGTTGTTCAAGGAGAAGGCGGCAGAGCTCATCGCAATCCGGCATGACGCCTTGTGCGCCAGGCATAAGAAGGATGACGGGCTGCTCGGGGTGAAGTCCGTATTTTTCGAATAGCTCGAAGGAAGGAGTGAGGCTGCTCTGAAAGCCGCGTCCAAGCGGTATGCCGGTAACGGATACGCGGCCAGGATGTATGCCAAGCGAGCCTAACTCCTGCTTCAGATCGTCGGTAGCGACAAAATATCGGCCGATACCGGGATGCACCCAGCGGCGGTGCAAATCAAAATCGGTAATAACCGTGTAGGTAGGGATAGAAGCTCCAGGGTGGATCGTCTTGCTGAGCCGGCGGCGGTGAAGAGCGGGCAGCGCGAAGAAAGGGAAGGTATGTATCACCGCATCGGGTTGTTCTTTTTGCAGCAGCTTCTTAATCTTGTCGCGGCCAAAGGAGTGAAGGAAGCCGCCGAACAGGGAGTTATGCTTCATGGGCCGCGTAACATCATAGACCCAGCCGTACAAATGAGGGATATGCGTATAGCTTTTCAAATACACCCGTCTTGTCATCTCGTTCA
This region of Paenibacillus sp. JDR-2 genomic DNA includes:
- a CDS encoding diglucosyl diacylglycerol synthase; amino-acid sequence: MVRANNGYQPKVLILYASYGEGHLQAAKAIRDALEEAGNNRTVMVDLMAESHPWLNEMTRRVYLKSYTHIPHLYGWVYDVTRPMKHNSLFGGFLHSFGRDKIKKLLQKEQPDAVIHTFPFFALPALHRRRLSKTIHPGASIPTYTVITDFDLHRRWVHPGIGRYFVATDDLKQELGSLGIHPGRVSVTGIPLGRGFQSSLTPSFELFEKYGLHPEQPVILLMPGAQGVMPDCDELCRLLLEQHPHAQIALVCGRNNLLRSSIADQFRYHPSADRLHLFGFVDQVHELMSLATCLVSKPGGVTLAEAIWAGLPLFLYRPVPGQEKKNARYLQSKGAATISYDPEELAAAIMKLIRNPEQLQRCRLAVQRLRTEDAAADSIAHHILQECGWNAKFGQRYS
- a CDS encoding MFS transporter, which translates into the protein MKNVGMRFGAEMRLISVILFLVEFVRGAVLISLLPIYGTKVLGLSLDVIGIAITAHYLTDTLLKMVIGYLLDRFSIRFVVRTGLLISLAGVFLIQFANVAWLFILAAALYGIGMSPIWIVCLTKVSDDNRASQMGFLYTVWLTGLGAGPIVCNILLDYYVNGTYFLLLILSIFAAFLAFFMNSAKAGGQQIQAIPLKRQLVALMERIKAMRMLLPGMILQTAGASMLVPVLPSFAESELGFAGAQYSLLLSAGGVCAAAGLIPMGRLSDKLGGKKWFLIFGFAIFAAGLYMLAWRLPFWYCLVIVVILGLSYAAILPAWNALLAAYVPPKQEGLGWGLLSTVEGLGGMVGPLAGGILAASFGSRTVIWVSAALFGLIALLYVLIPATKMNGK